The region TTGGGGGCGAAGCCGGCGCCGATACCCTGGATCTTGTGCGGGCCGGGATTGCCGCCGGAGAGGATCGGCGAATCGGCGGGCTCGACGGCGATGATCTGGATCTCGGGCTTATGGCTTTTCAGCACCTGGCCGACGCCGGTGATCGTGCCGCCGGTGCCGATGCCGGAGACGAGGATATCGACGGTGCCCTCGGTGTCGTTCCAGATTTCCTCGGCGGTCGTCTTGCGGTGGATTTCGGGATTGGCCGGGTTTTCGAACTGCTGCGGAATGATGGCGTCGGGCAGCGACCCTGCCAGTTCCTCCGCCTTGGCGATGGCGCCCTTCATGCCCTTCGGCCCCTCGGTCAGTACCAGCTCGGCGCCGAGCAGCGCCAGCATCTTGCGGCGCTCGACCGACATGGTTTCCGGCATGGTGAGGATCAGCCGGTAACCCTTGGCGGCGGCGGCAAAGGCGAGCGCGATGCCGGTGTTGCCGGAGGTCGGCTCGATCAGCACGGTCTTCCCGGGGGTGATCTTGCCCTGCGCTTCCAGGCTTTCGATCATCGCCACGCCGATGCGGTCCTTGACTGAGGCGATCGGGTTGAAGAATTCGAGCTTGCCGATCAGGTTGGCCACCACGCCCTTTTCCCGCGCCAGCTTGTCGAAGCGCACGAGCGGCGTGTTGCCGATGGTCTCGGTGATCGAGGAATAGATGCGGCCGCGGCCGGGCTTGTGCGACATGAGTGCCTCCCTTTGAAATCCTGCTTCTGAAATCGAGGAGGAGAATAGGGTCAAAGGCCTGAAGAGGCTAGACCGCGTTGATGCCGGGAGAGCGGGACGCGGAGAAAAAAAGCTTTGAAAACCGTTGTCTGCCGGATGTTTATTTCAGGCCGCCCGCGTGGCGATGAAGGCCGCCGTGCCGGCCAGGATGCCGGCCGCGACCCGGTTCAGCGCCTGCAGGGCGCGCGGCTTTTTCAGCATCGTGCGGGCCCGCGAGGCCAGCAGCATATAGGGAACCAGCACGACGATCAGCACCACGAAGGTCACCGCAAGCAGCATCGCGTAGTCGCGCAAGCCGATATGGCCGATATCGATCAGTGTCGGCGCCAGCGCGACATAGAACAGCATCGTCTTCGGATTGCCGAGTGTCACCAGCAGGCCGGAGAGGAAGGAGAGGCCGATATTGCTGGATTTCTTCGCCGCGATATCCTGCGGCAGCAGCCCGGCAGTCCAGAGCTTCCAGGCGATATAGCCGAGATAGAGGGCGCCGGCGATCTTGATGGCGATGAACACCTCGGTAAAGGTCTGCGCCACGAAGGCAAGGCCGAGAATGACGGCTGTCAGATAGGTCATGTCGCCGAGCACCAGGCCGAGGCCCATGAAGAAGGTCTCGCGGAAATTCGAGCCGAGCGCGCGGGCGACGATCGCGGTGATCCCCGGCCCGGGAATGGCGGCGGCGATGAACAGCGCTCCGGCATAGGCGATCAGGGCGGTTAGGCTCATCTTTGATATCCACTGGATTGCGTGACCTCTCTATAGGCGCGTGTTGCGGCCTCATCAATGCTTCGGCGCTGATCGGTCCATCACCATCAGGAATAGGTCTGCGGCACCATGATCCACTTGGAAAGCGATCCGGCCTTGCTAGTTCTCTCTCTGCACGCGCGCCGTCGGCACCCTTGCGCTTTTCGAAAAGGCGCGCGGCGTTCTTGAGATTTCATCACCAAGGAGAAAATGCATGTCCCCGACCACAGCCGAAACCCGCAGGCTCCAGCCGCTCAAGACGCCGTCCACCCTGCCGACCAACGCCGTCACCGATATTTCGGCGGCGCTGACCGCGCTGCTCGCCGATGTCTTCGCGCTCTATCTGAAGACCAAGAACTTCCACTGGCACATGTCCGGCCCGCATTTCCGTGACTACCACCTGCTGCTCGACGAACAGGCCGAGCAGATCTTCGCCATGACCGACGACATTGCCGAGCGCGCCCGCAAGATCGGCGGTGTGACGCTGCGCTCGATCGGCCAGATCGCCCGCCAGCAGCGCATTTCCGACAATGACGCGGATTTCGTCACCGCCGAGGACATGCTGTCGGAACTGCGTGAGGACAATGGCCAGCTCGTTTCGCTGCTGCGCGAGGTGCACGATCTCTGCGACGAGCACAATGATGTCGCGACCGCCAGCCTGATCGAGAACTGGATCGACGAGGGAGAGCGCCGCACCTGGTTCCTGTTCGAAACGACCCGGCCGCAGAAATAATATCGCCAGCCGGGCGTGGTCTCATCTGTGCGGCACCCCGGCTCTCAGCTCTGCAGCGCCCTCGGCCGCAGCCATCTCGGGCTCCATCCGAGGTTCATGCCGGAGGCGGCAATGAGGATGATTGCGGCACCCGCGATCTGCAGCGGCTGCAGCGCGTGGCCGAAGGCCAGCCGGTCGACGAGGATTGCCGCGATCGGATAGAGGAAGGAGAGCGCGCCGGTCAGATGCGTCGGCAGCCTCTGGATGGCGCCATAGAGCAGCACATACATCAGCCCGGTATGGACGACGCCGACGGTAACAAGGATCGCCCATGTCCCGAGATCCGCGGGCGGATGGGAAAAATCCGTCATCGGCGCCAGCATCAGCATGCCGGTCGCGACCTGGATCAGCGCGATCAGATGCGGCGGCGTGCCTTTCAGCCATTTCGCGGCAAGCGCTGCCAGCGCATAGAAGAAGGCCGCGCCCAGCGCCATCAGGATGCCGAGGCCGTAGCCGTCTGATGTACCGCCGCTCCCGCCCGGTTTCGCCTGGACGATCGCCATCATGCCGGCAAAGGCGAGCACCAGCCAGAACAGCTTTGTAGCGGTGATCTTTTCGCCGAGAAACAGTGCGCCGAGCACCAGCAGCATGAAGGGCTGGGTATTGTAGACGGTCGTGGCGATCGAGATCGTCGCATGCGAATAGGAGGCAAACAGCAGCAGCCAGTTCAACACGATGGCGATGCCGCCGAAGATGGCGATGCCGAAGGCGCGCAACGTCAGGATACCCGGCCGCAGCAGCCCGAGCGCGCCGCAGATGACGAGCAGGGTCAGCGCGCCGAACAGGCAGCGCCAGAACACCACGCCGCTGACCGGCTGGCCCGACATGACGACGAACCAGCCGATCGTCCCCGAGATCAGCATCGCTGCCGTCATCTCCGCCATGCCTCTTTTGATGTCGCCGCTCATGATCGCCTCCGTTTTCGATGGCATGATAATATTGCGGCGGCGCGCGATTTTATATAAGGATGGAAAGGATTATGAACGACATCGCCTAATAATATGAGGAAATTTTGAAGTCATGCCTAACGATGTGCAATCGCTCGACGAAACCGATCAGGCCATTCTGGAAGCGCTGGCCGGCAATGCCCGCATCTCGCTGAAAGAATTGGCACAGCAGGTGGGGCTTTCCTCTCCAAGTGCTGCCGAGCGCCTGCGCCGGCTGGAGGAGCGCGGCGTCATCAAGGCCTTCACCATCGACCTCGATCCTGCCGCCGTCGGTTATCCCCTGCAGGCGATCGTCCGTGTGCGGCCCTTGCCGGGACAGTTGCACATGGTCGAGCGGCTCATCCAGGAGATTCCCGAAATCGTCGAATGCGACAAGGTGACCGGCGAGGATTGTTTTATCGCCCGCCTGGTGATCCGCTCGATGGCGGAGCTCGACGGCCTGCTCGACAGGGTCGCCGAACGGGCGGAGACCAACACCGCGATGATCAAGGCGTCGCCCGTCAAACGTCGCCTGCCGCCGCTGTCGCGGGGGAAATAGAGGCGGCGCAACGGGTTAGAAATCCGCCATCGGCGACAGCATTGCCGGAAAGTGCGGGACGTCGTCGCCGAGACCGCGGAGCATCAGCACCGTGCCGCTTTCCAACGGCTGCGCAGCGCCCGTCCAGTCGAGCTTATCGGGACGAAAAAACACGTCGACGGCGGCGGAGGCGATGTCGAGCCCGCCGAGGATTTCTGCCAGTGTCGGCATCTCCGCCGCCACGATGTCGAGAAGACTGAAGCGGCCCGCCGCATCCGTCTTCCAGGCGATGGCGGCTGCCTGATCTTCCAGGAAGCTGACGCGCACATCGGGATCGAGCTGCGTGTTGATGAGAAACATTGCCGCATTGGCTGTCACCGCGAGGGATGTCGAAACCGGGCTCCGTCTTTCCAGCAGCGATTGCAGCAGCGCAAGATCGTCCGCGTCAGTCGGCGCAAGCAGCCGAGCCGGGCCGGCGAAAGGAGAGGGGACGGGGGCCGCTCCTTCGTATCGATGCTGCGCGATCGCGCGAAAACCGTAGGCCTCGTAGAGCGACGGCTTGTCGGTATAGAGGATGACGGCTTCAAAACCCTGCCGTTCGCACCAATCGAGCGCCTTCACCGTCAGGTCGCGGTAGAGCCCGCGCCCGCGCCATGGCGGCCGCACGGCGCCCGATTGCAGCCCGGCGGCATGGACGAGCCTGCCGTTGAGAACGAAAGGCAGTGCAAAGGCTGAGATATTGGCCGCAAGTCCGCCCTCGGCATCGAACCAGCCGAACGGCATGCTGGTGGGATCGGGGCCGCCGAGCTGCTGCAGCGGGCCGATATCGATGCCGAAAATATCCTGGAGCAGGCAGACCAAAGCCGCCCAGCCGGCCGGGTCGCCGAAATAATCCTGCCGGAAGAAGAGGCCCGCGCTGTCGGGGCGCTTGGTCATCACACCCCGGTGGAACCGAAGCCGCCGGCGCCGCGCATCGTCTCGCTGGCCGTGGCGCTCTCGGCCACCCGCGCCTGGGTCACCGGCGCGATCACCATCTGGGCGATGCGCATGCCGCGCTCGACGGTGAAGGCTTCCTCGCCGAGATTGGCAAGCAGCACCTTCACCTCGCCGCGATAGTCGCTGTCGACGGTGCCGGGCGAATTCAGGCAGGTGATGCCGTGTTTGAAGGCAAGACCGGAACGCGGCCGCACCTGGCCCTCGAACCCCTCGGGGATCTCGAAAATGAAGCCGGTCGGCACCAGCGCCCGTTTGCCGGGCAGCAGCGTCAGCGGTGTATCGCCATCGACGGCGGCGCGCAGGTCCATGCCGGCCGCTCCCTTGCTTTCATAGGAGGGCAGGTCGAGGCCTTCGCCATTGGTCAGGCGGATGAGGTTCAGCGCCGGGCGCGTATCGTGATGAATGGTCATGCCCCATTACTTTGCGCAGCAAACGCCGAGGTCAATTGCAAAGCCGGGCTTTAATCGCTAGATACGCGGCAATTCCACAGGATTCACAGTATGGCCGAAAGTCTCGCCGAGGCGGTCTCCCGCCGCCGCACATTCGCTATTATCGCCCACCCGGACGCGGGCAAGACGACGCTCACCGAAAAGCTGCTGCTGTTCGGCGGCGCCATTCAGCTTGCCGGCGAGGTCAAGGCGAAGAAGGATCGCATGCAGACGCGCTCCGACTGGATGAAGATCGAGCGCGAGCGCGGCATCTCGGTCGTCACCTCGGTGATGACCTTCGAATATAACGACAATGTCTTCAACATCCTCGACACGCCCGGCCACGAGGATTTCGCCGACGACACCTATCGCACGCTGACGGCCGTCGACGCCGCGGTCATGGTCATCGACGCCGCCAAAGGCATCGAGCCGCGCACGCTAAAACTCTTCGAAGTCTGCCGCATGCGCGATATCCCGATCATCACCTTCATCAACAAGATGGACCGTGAAAGCCGCGATCCCTTCGAGATCCTCGACGAGGTGGAGGAGAAGCTGGCGCTGGATACGGCGCCGATCACCTGGCCGATCGGCCGCTCGAAAACCTTCTGCGGCTCCTACAATATTGCCGCCAACACGGTGCGCGGTTCGGATACCGAGATCGAGGGAACGCCGGTCAACGGTCCGCAGGCTGTTGCCGACCGGCTGCCGGAAAACGAGCGCCGGGCTTTCGTCGAGGAGACGGAGCTTGCGATCGAAGCCTGCCGCCCCTTCGACCGCGAATCCTTCCTGGAAGGCCATATGACGCCGGTCTTCTTCGGCTCGGCGCTGCGCAATTTCGGCGTTCGCGACCTGATCAACGCGCTTGGCGATTTTGCGCCGCCGCCGCGCGACCAGGTCGCCGATATCAGGACCGTGCACGCGACCGACGACAAGATGACCGCCTTCGTCTTCAAGATCCAGGCCAATATGGACCCGAACCACCGCGACCGCATCGCCTTTGCCCGCATCTGCTCCGGCAAGCTCGAGCGCGGCATGAAGGCAAGGCTTGCCCGCACCGGCAAGCAGCTCGGCCTGACGGCGCCGCAATTCTTCTTCGCCTCGCAGCGCCAGCTTGCCGACACCGCCTATGCCGGCGACGTCGTCGGCATTCCCAATCACGGGACGCTGCGCATCGGCGATACGCTGACCGAAGGCGAAGCCCTCGTCTTCCAGGGCGTGCCGAATTTCTCGCCTGAGATCCTGCGCCGCGTGCGCCTGGAAGATGCGATGAAGGCGAAGAAGCTCAAGGAAGCGCTGCAGCAGATGGCCGAAGAAGGGGTCGTCCAGCTGTTTTCGCCTGAAGACGGCTCGCCGGCAATCGTCGGCGTCGTCGGCGCCCTGCAGCTTGACGTGCTGAAGGAGCGGCTGATGGCCGAATACGGCCTGCCGGTCTCCTTCGAAATGTCGCGCTTCTCCGTCTGCCGCTGGATCTCGGCCGATCAGCCGGCCGATCTGGAAAAATTCCTCACCGTCAAACGCGGCGATATCGCCCGCGATCTCGACGGAGACCCGGTCTTCCTCGCCCAGGACGCCTTTTCGCTGCGGTACGAATCGGAACGCCATCCGGCGATCAAGATGGTCGCCATCAAGGAATATCACGCCGCCAAGGCGGCGTGATCGCTGCGGCGCCAGCTTAATCCTCGCGATCGAACCGCGGCAGCGGTGCGATATTCTCCACCCAGGGCAGGGCCGAGCGGCACCATATCTGTTTCTTCGGTGCCAGTTCCCGCCGCTGGTCGATGCCGCCGAGGCGAATGCCGATGGCGCCGCCTTCGCCATCGGTGCGATAGAGCGGCGATCCGCAGTTCGGGCAGAAGAATTGCCGGCTGAGGCCGCCGCTGTCGCCATATTTCGTATAACCGCGCGGCTCGCCTGCTACGAGCGTGAAGCTTTGCGGCCGCGCCGGCGCGGTAATGCGATAGGCCGAGCCGGTCAGCCGCTGACAATCGGTGCAATGGCAGATCGACACCCGCTCCGGATCGATCTCGGCCTGGTAGCGGATCGCTCCGCAATGGCATCCTCCGGTGATATGCATCGGCGTGTCCTCATTCCGCCGGCGGCGTGGCCGGGTGCGTGGCGTAGAAGGCCTTGGCATCCGCCGTGAAGGCGGCCCGCTGATCGGCCTTGGTATAGAACATATGCCCGCCGCGATAAAGTTTCAGCCCGACGCGGCCGCCGGCAAGCGACGGCGGCAGGTGATCGACAACATAGCGGCTGACGCCGTAAGGCGTCACCAGATCGCTGTAGCCATGCGCGATCAAAAGATGGAAGGCCGTGTTCGACGCAAGCAACTGCCTGATGTCGTCGGTGGCGCTGGCCTGCAAGCGCGATCCGCCGCCGCGCCCGCCGCCCCATTCCCAGCGCCGGCTGATATCGCTGTCGAGCAGCGAATAGGTCATCTCGGTTTTGAAGCCGAGCTCGTTGCGGGCATAGTCGGCAAAAGCGCCGCCATAGGCGCGGGTGAAGCCGTCGAGAATGGCGTCGTCGCCGCGGTCGTAATCCGATTCCGGATAGGCGTCGGGGGCGGCAAAGGCGGCATCGTAAGGGCTCATCACCTCGCCGCTGCCCCCGTCCGAATGTTTGACGAAGGAATTGCCGAGGAAGCCGCGGTTGCGCGTGACGATATCCTGAGGGATACCCGTCAGGTCGGCGATCCTGCCATAGAAGGCGGCGGCCTCAGTGCCCGTCGGCGGCGGCCCGGCGAGCGTCGTCAGATAATCGCCGAGCGCGAAGGTTTCCGCTGCGCGCTGCTTCTCTTCGTCAAAGGCGTTGTGCCGGTCGAGTTCGGCCGCCGCCAGCGACGGCAGCTCCAGTGCTGCGCCGAGTGGGAATTGATCGGCGTTGAACATCAGCTGACCCTCGAGCAGCGGCGAAAGCATTACCGCGCCGGCAACGATAATGCCCTGGCTTTCCTGCAGCGCCGAGGCGACCTTGGCGGCACGGAAGCCGCCGTAACTTTCGCCGAGCAGATATTTCGGCGCGTTGGAGCGGTTGTTGTGCGCGACATAGAGCGCGATCGCCTTGGCGATGCTCTCAGCGTCCGCGTTGACGTTGTAATAATTGGAGGCGTCGTCGGCCTTCACCGTCCGGCTCCAGCCGGTGCCGATCGGATCGATCATCACGAGATCGGTGAAATCAAGCCAGCTCTGCGGGTTGTCGACGAGCTGCGCGTGCGCGCCGTCGCGGGCCTGAGGCCCGAAATCCAGCACCTTGGGCCCGACCAGCCCGAGATGCAGGAAGGCGGAAGCCGCACCCGGGCCGCCGTTGAAGGCAAAGGTCAGCGGCCGGTCCGGGCCTGCA is a window of Rhizobium sp. N324 DNA encoding:
- the cysK gene encoding cysteine synthase A encodes the protein MSHKPGRGRIYSSITETIGNTPLVRFDKLAREKGVVANLIGKLEFFNPIASVKDRIGVAMIESLEAQGKITPGKTVLIEPTSGNTGIALAFAAAAKGYRLILTMPETMSVERRKMLALLGAELVLTEGPKGMKGAIAKAEELAGSLPDAIIPQQFENPANPEIHRKTTAEEIWNDTEGTVDILVSGIGTGGTITGVGQVLKSHKPEIQIIAVEPADSPILSGGNPGPHKIQGIGAGFAPKILDTGIYDEVVTVTNDEAFEQARLVARLEGVPVGISSGAALAAALKVGSRPENAGKNIVVIIPSFAERYLSTALFEGLGG
- a CDS encoding LysE family translocator, yielding MSLTALIAYAGALFIAAAIPGPGITAIVARALGSNFRETFFMGLGLVLGDMTYLTAVILGLAFVAQTFTEVFIAIKIAGALYLGYIAWKLWTAGLLPQDIAAKKSSNIGLSFLSGLLVTLGNPKTMLFYVALAPTLIDIGHIGLRDYAMLLAVTFVVLIVVLVPYMLLASRARTMLKKPRALQALNRVAAGILAGTAAFIATRAA
- a CDS encoding Dps family protein, translating into MSPTTAETRRLQPLKTPSTLPTNAVTDISAALTALLADVFALYLKTKNFHWHMSGPHFRDYHLLLDEQAEQIFAMTDDIAERARKIGGVTLRSIGQIARQQRISDNDADFVTAEDMLSELREDNGQLVSLLREVHDLCDEHNDVATASLIENWIDEGERRTWFLFETTRPQK
- a CDS encoding DMT family transporter, with protein sequence MSGDIKRGMAEMTAAMLISGTIGWFVVMSGQPVSGVVFWRCLFGALTLLVICGALGLLRPGILTLRAFGIAIFGGIAIVLNWLLLFASYSHATISIATTVYNTQPFMLLVLGALFLGEKITATKLFWLVLAFAGMMAIVQAKPGGSGGTSDGYGLGILMALGAAFFYALAALAAKWLKGTPPHLIALIQVATGMLMLAPMTDFSHPPADLGTWAILVTVGVVHTGLMYVLLYGAIQRLPTHLTGALSFLYPIAAILVDRLAFGHALQPLQIAGAAIILIAASGMNLGWSPRWLRPRALQS
- a CDS encoding Lrp/AsnC family transcriptional regulator, translating into MPNDVQSLDETDQAILEALAGNARISLKELAQQVGLSSPSAAERLRRLEERGVIKAFTIDLDPAAVGYPLQAIVRVRPLPGQLHMVERLIQEIPEIVECDKVTGEDCFIARLVIRSMAELDGLLDRVAERAETNTAMIKASPVKRRLPPLSRGK
- a CDS encoding GNAT family N-acetyltransferase yields the protein MTKRPDSAGLFFRQDYFGDPAGWAALVCLLQDIFGIDIGPLQQLGGPDPTSMPFGWFDAEGGLAANISAFALPFVLNGRLVHAAGLQSGAVRPPWRGRGLYRDLTVKALDWCERQGFEAVILYTDKPSLYEAYGFRAIAQHRYEGAAPVPSPFAGPARLLAPTDADDLALLQSLLERRSPVSTSLAVTANAAMFLINTQLDPDVRVSFLEDQAAAIAWKTDAAGRFSLLDIVAAEMPTLAEILGGLDIASAAVDVFFRPDKLDWTGAAQPLESGTVLMLRGLGDDVPHFPAMLSPMADF
- the dut gene encoding dUTP diphosphatase; amino-acid sequence: MTIHHDTRPALNLIRLTNGEGLDLPSYESKGAAGMDLRAAVDGDTPLTLLPGKRALVPTGFIFEIPEGFEGQVRPRSGLAFKHGITCLNSPGTVDSDYRGEVKVLLANLGEEAFTVERGMRIAQMVIAPVTQARVAESATASETMRGAGGFGSTGV
- a CDS encoding peptide chain release factor 3 is translated as MAESLAEAVSRRRTFAIIAHPDAGKTTLTEKLLLFGGAIQLAGEVKAKKDRMQTRSDWMKIERERGISVVTSVMTFEYNDNVFNILDTPGHEDFADDTYRTLTAVDAAVMVIDAAKGIEPRTLKLFEVCRMRDIPIITFINKMDRESRDPFEILDEVEEKLALDTAPITWPIGRSKTFCGSYNIAANTVRGSDTEIEGTPVNGPQAVADRLPENERRAFVEETELAIEACRPFDRESFLEGHMTPVFFGSALRNFGVRDLINALGDFAPPPRDQVADIRTVHATDDKMTAFVFKIQANMDPNHRDRIAFARICSGKLERGMKARLARTGKQLGLTAPQFFFASQRQLADTAYAGDVVGIPNHGTLRIGDTLTEGEALVFQGVPNFSPEILRRVRLEDAMKAKKLKEALQQMAEEGVVQLFSPEDGSPAIVGVVGALQLDVLKERLMAEYGLPVSFEMSRFSVCRWISADQPADLEKFLTVKRGDIARDLDGDPVFLAQDAFSLRYESERHPAIKMVAIKEYHAAKAA
- a CDS encoding GFA family protein, translating into MHITGGCHCGAIRYQAEIDPERVSICHCTDCQRLTGSAYRITAPARPQSFTLVAGEPRGYTKYGDSGGLSRQFFCPNCGSPLYRTDGEGGAIGIRLGGIDQRRELAPKKQIWCRSALPWVENIAPLPRFDRED
- a CDS encoding S10 family peptidase, whose translation is MRLRPLFLFAVLAVSLAPALSPAEESGQSGENVERSARDGVLKLLPADSVTEHELTIGGRKIAYTATAGTLDLFGQDGAPTGAIFYTAYVAKDAGPDRPLTFAFNGGPGAASAFLHLGLVGPKVLDFGPQARDGAHAQLVDNPQSWLDFTDLVMIDPIGTGWSRTVKADDASNYYNVNADAESIAKAIALYVAHNNRSNAPKYLLGESYGGFRAAKVASALQESQGIIVAGAVMLSPLLEGQLMFNADQFPLGAALELPSLAAAELDRHNAFDEEKQRAAETFALGDYLTTLAGPPPTGTEAAAFYGRIADLTGIPQDIVTRNRGFLGNSFVKHSDGGSGEVMSPYDAAFAAPDAYPESDYDRGDDAILDGFTRAYGGAFADYARNELGFKTEMTYSLLDSDISRRWEWGGGRGGGSRLQASATDDIRQLLASNTAFHLLIAHGYSDLVTPYGVSRYVVDHLPPSLAGGRVGLKLYRGGHMFYTKADQRAAFTADAKAFYATHPATPPAE